GGGAAACAAATCCGAGGATCACGACAAGAATGACAAGGGGAACATACCAGAAGCGTTTCATCACGTTCATGACTCCTTATACGGGGGGTTGGTCTCAAAGATATAACGCAAGGGAGAAGTTTCAGGCAGAAGATACCGTGCCATCGCCGTATAGATTACCTGAAGGTCCGGCCGGTCGTGGAGGGCCTGGAGATGGAGTCGAAGGGTTTCCTCATCCCCCCTCGTCCATGGTCCGGTGAGCCCCTTTTCCACACCCATTTCGTGATAATTCTTCACCGTACCTTCCACCAGGGGCAAGAGAATCTCCGCGGGGGCGACTTTTGTGTCCAGACCTGCAGCCAGGGATTCCGCGGCCTTGAGGAGCCCCATGAGGAAATTGGATGCAAAGATGCCCATAAGATGGTACGCAACACGGTTGGAAGCATGGATGGGCAGGGGGATTCCCAGAATCATCTCAACAAAGGATTGCAATATCTCTGCCGAAGATTCATCCCCTTCGATTCCAAAGATCACCCGGGCAGGGAGAGGTGTGGCCGGAGAAGCGAAGGGGAACATCGGATGGCACTTTCCGATTCGAAACCCCTGATCGGCCAGCGGGTTGAGGTGCTCCAACCCCAGGACCGCTGCCGTATGGGCCGCGACCTGCCCCTTACCCATTCCGGTCAACACAATCTTTTCAACCAGTTCAGGTATGGACCTCTCCGGCACCGTCAGAAGGATCAGATCGGCATCCAGGGCGTCGTCCAGGTCGGTGACGGCCTGCACACCAGCAGAGGCGGCGACCGCTCGAGCCCTTTCCGGATTTCGGCCCCAGATCCGTGCTCCCGGCGTGGCCATGGCCAGACTGCCGCCCACACGTCCGCAACCCAGAAGG
The sequence above is a segment of the Thermoanaerobaculia bacterium genome. Coding sequences within it:
- a CDS encoding DUF2520 domain-containing protein; the protein is MKQSDLRVSLLGCGRVGGSLAMATPGARIWGRNPERARAVAASAGVQAVTDLDDALDADLILLTVPERSIPELVEKIVLTGMGKGQVAAHTAAVLGLEHLNPLADQGFRIGKCHPMFPFASPATPLPARVIFGIEGDESSAEILQSFVEMILGIPLPIHASNRVAYHLMGIFASNFLMGLLKAAESLAAGLDTKVAPAEILLPLVEGTVKNYHEMGVEKGLTGPWTRGDEETLRLHLQALHDRPDLQVIYTAMARYLLPETSPLRYIFETNPPYKES